In a genomic window of Gemmatimonadaceae bacterium:
- a CDS encoding putative glycoside hydrolase, producing the protein MKFSDLHNDIQMASALRRPLLGILSLLALPACGGSRDAAATQAATDSIASSVVGAGSAIAAPGSTQPGAATGSTQAAGGATPALPPGPGSAEVRKLRSDPSAPIRGLYINRFAAQSTKKMGRLIGIADSTEINAFVIDIKDEFGLNFHSSDPLLQKNQGATAKVANLKALVDTLNAHGILPVARIVVFKDSVAARANPEHTIRRNDGSAWRDHKGLAWVNPYANEIWEYNFRVAEEAAKMGFGEIQYDYIRFPEPYKSLPAQVFPESNGRTKSQALAEFLNAAKKRLDKYGVRTTADIFGLVTTVNGALEVGQAWEPLTKSVDVLLPMVYPSHYPRGSFGIPRPNADPYRVIHIAISRARERNAAVGITGQRVRPWLQAFTLGQPRYGAAEIEQQKRAVYDSGYEGWVLWHPGSQYDLFVPALEKTLVSRAKNPPVPAARPSDD; encoded by the coding sequence TTGAAATTTTCCGACCTTCACAACGACATCCAGATGGCCTCAGCTCTCAGACGTCCGCTGCTCGGTATCCTGTCTCTTCTGGCTCTCCCGGCATGTGGCGGAAGCCGCGACGCCGCCGCAACGCAGGCCGCCACCGACTCGATCGCTTCCTCGGTGGTCGGCGCCGGCTCGGCAATCGCGGCACCGGGCTCCACTCAGCCCGGCGCGGCGACCGGGTCCACACAGGCAGCCGGCGGTGCCACACCTGCACTGCCCCCGGGGCCGGGGTCGGCCGAGGTTCGGAAGCTTCGCAGCGATCCCTCGGCGCCAATCCGCGGCCTCTACATCAATCGGTTCGCGGCACAGAGCACCAAGAAGATGGGGCGTCTCATCGGCATTGCCGATTCGACCGAGATCAACGCGTTCGTGATCGACATCAAGGACGAGTTCGGTCTGAATTTCCACTCGAGCGATCCGCTTCTACAGAAGAATCAGGGCGCAACAGCCAAGGTGGCGAACCTGAAGGCGCTGGTCGACACCTTGAACGCGCACGGAATTCTCCCGGTCGCGCGCATCGTGGTGTTCAAGGATTCGGTGGCCGCTCGCGCCAATCCCGAGCACACGATTCGCAGGAACGACGGCTCAGCCTGGCGCGATCACAAGGGGCTCGCGTGGGTGAATCCTTATGCGAACGAAATCTGGGAGTACAACTTCCGGGTCGCCGAGGAGGCCGCGAAGATGGGCTTCGGCGAGATTCAGTACGATTACATTCGATTCCCCGAGCCCTACAAGAGTCTTCCCGCGCAGGTATTCCCCGAATCAAACGGGCGAACGAAGTCACAGGCGCTCGCCGAGTTTCTGAACGCGGCGAAGAAGCGACTGGACAAGTACGGGGTGCGAACCACGGCCGATATTTTCGGCCTGGTGACGACTGTCAACGGCGCGCTGGAGGTCGGTCAGGCCTGGGAACCGCTCACGAAATCCGTGGACGTGCTGCTGCCGATGGTTTACCCGTCGCATTACCCGCGGGGCTCCTTCGGCATCCCGCGCCCAAACGCCGATCCGTACAGGGTGATTCACATCGCGATCTCACGCGCTCGCGAGCGTAACGCCGCCGTGGGAATCACTGGTCAGCGCGTCCGCCCATGGCTGCAGGCATTTACCCTCGGCCAGCCGCGCTACGGGGCTGCGGAGATCGAGCAGCAGAAGCGCGCTGTCTACGACTCGGGATATGAGGGCTGGGTGTTGTGGCATCCGGGGTCGCAGTACGATCTGTTCGTGCCCGCGCTGGAGAAGACGCTCGTGAGCCGGGCAAAGAATCCGCCTGTGCCGGCAGCGCGACCGAGCGACGATTAG